One region of Sebaldella sp. S0638 genomic DNA includes:
- a CDS encoding deoxyguanosinetriphosphate triphosphohydrolase family protein codes for MPRTSENNGKLLKYLKEKYAELNKPVFEERLENEKKKIISKVERNPYQKDYARLIHSSSFRCLQGKMQLLDVNYAEHYRNRLTHSIEVSQIARGIVDYFISIFPDELGDDNFYSIKDNYVLEFSSLAHDLGNPPFGHYGETVLDRLAVENGLEGFEGNAQTLRILTRLERAKGGIQGLNLSKRSLLSIVKSFNKNTERQKRFLYADDYEVIKSIVDKTGIKPMTLDAQIMDLADEIAYIGHDLEDALNLKFFNDREFMNQLKKENLSEREYELVKNVFENAHEEAEESNTTEEYSKIFRKNVRGNIVNDLIQDIICVEENGVKRLYFNEYGNLASELKKLIFKLINRESNVVIYEKRGEIILRSLFELFMDEKFNRNGILLPEEYRINWKSDKERNIIDYLSGMMDLYTVELYEKYFGINKLNEVYMSYKERAE; via the coding sequence ATGCCGAGAACTTCGGAAAATAACGGGAAACTGCTTAAGTATCTGAAAGAAAAATATGCCGAGCTGAATAAGCCGGTGTTTGAAGAACGTCTCGAAAACGAAAAGAAAAAAATAATAAGCAAAGTAGAGAGAAACCCTTACCAAAAGGATTATGCACGGCTTATACATTCGTCTTCGTTCAGATGCCTTCAGGGGAAAATGCAGCTTCTGGATGTTAATTATGCAGAACATTACAGAAACAGGCTTACGCACAGTATAGAGGTGTCACAGATAGCAAGGGGAATAGTAGATTATTTTATCAGTATTTTTCCTGATGAGCTTGGGGATGATAATTTTTATTCCATAAAAGATAACTATGTTCTGGAATTTTCTTCGCTGGCTCATGATCTGGGAAATCCTCCTTTTGGTCATTACGGAGAGACAGTGCTTGACAGGCTTGCAGTGGAAAACGGTCTTGAAGGTTTTGAAGGAAATGCTCAGACATTACGTATATTAACGAGACTGGAAAGGGCAAAAGGCGGAATACAAGGCTTGAATCTGTCTAAAAGAAGTCTTTTGTCAATAGTAAAGTCTTTTAATAAAAATACAGAGAGACAGAAAAGATTCTTATACGCTGATGATTATGAAGTGATAAAGTCTATTGTGGATAAAACTGGGATAAAGCCTATGACACTTGATGCACAGATAATGGATCTTGCAGATGAAATAGCGTATATAGGACATGACCTTGAGGATGCCTTGAATCTGAAATTTTTTAATGACAGAGAGTTTATGAATCAGCTGAAAAAAGAAAATTTGAGCGAGCGAGAATACGAACTTGTAAAAAATGTCTTTGAAAATGCTCATGAAGAGGCAGAAGAATCTAATACAACTGAGGAATACAGCAAAATTTTCAGAAAAAATGTAAGAGGCAATATAGTAAATGATTTAATACAGGATATTATCTGCGTCGAGGAAAACGGGGTAAAAAGACTTTATTTCAACGAATACGGAAATCTGGCTTCAGAATTAAAGAAACTGATATTTAAGCTGATAAACAGGGAAAGTAATGTTGTGATTTATGAAAAACGGGGAGAAATAATTCTAAGAAGCCTGTTTGAATTATTTATGGATGAAAAGTTTAACAGAAACGGTATTTTACTTCCAGAAGAATACAGAATAAACTGGAAATCAGATAAAGAACGTAACATAATAGATTATCTTTCAGGAATGATGGATTTATACACTGTTGAGCTTTATGAAAAATACTTTGGCATAAATAAGCTGAATGAAGTCTATATGAGCTATAAAGAAAGGGCGGAGTAG
- a CDS encoding HAD family hydrolase, producing the protein MDVKSVFLDLDGTVLHDDKSISKRLLDVITELKKQINIYVSTGRSWESASSYVEKLGLDDLAINYNGARIINLKTKEVLSERPLDEETVKKLIEISREYKIHLNLYKDDKWYVENAGKEAEYYSSLTDIKWNLINFDDFVGKKSTKALFVAEYNRLEEMKKILEKRLSGVEYVFSSEYYMEILQNGVNKGSAVKKVLEESGISRENAMAFGDHWNDKEMLSYVKYGYLMGNAPENLKEIFDKEKIIATNNEDGVAQILEKLI; encoded by the coding sequence ATGGATGTAAAATCGGTATTTTTAGACTTGGACGGAACAGTTCTGCATGATGACAAAAGTATATCAAAAAGACTTTTGGATGTAATAACAGAGCTGAAAAAACAGATAAACATATATGTATCCACAGGAAGAAGCTGGGAATCTGCCTCTTCATATGTAGAAAAACTAGGTCTTGATGATCTGGCAATTAATTATAACGGAGCAAGAATAATTAATCTGAAAACAAAAGAAGTGCTTTCAGAAAGACCGCTTGACGAAGAAACAGTAAAAAAGCTCATAGAGATATCACGTGAGTATAAAATTCACCTGAATTTATATAAAGATGATAAATGGTACGTGGAAAATGCAGGTAAAGAGGCAGAATATTATTCAAGCCTAACAGATATCAAATGGAATCTTATAAATTTTGACGATTTCGTCGGGAAAAAATCCACAAAGGCTCTCTTTGTAGCAGAATATAACAGGCTTGAAGAGATGAAAAAAATACTTGAGAAAAGGCTTTCAGGAGTGGAATATGTATTTTCAAGTGAGTATTATATGGAGATTCTGCAAAATGGTGTAAATAAAGGAAGTGCTGTAAAAAAAGTGTTAGAAGAAAGCGGAATTTCCAGAGAAAATGCCATGGCTTTCGGAGACCACTGGAATGATAAAGAGATGCTCAGTTATGTGAAATACGGTTACTTAATGGGAAATGCCCCTGAAAATCTCAAAGAAATATTTGATAAAGAAAAAATTATTGCAACGAATAACGAAGACGGAGTAGCACAGATTTTGGAAAAATTGATCTAA
- the era gene encoding GTPase Era, whose translation MRSGFIAIVGRPNVGKSTMMNKLIEEKVAIVSNKSGTTRDRIKGIVNKGENQYIFMDTPGIHKPRHLLGEHMTNVALETLKGVDAIMFLLDGTQEISTGDEFVNDHVKAVNTPVVLVINKTDKMSDQEIQDKLEEIKEKLGDFDKIITIAAEYGIGMHKIYGELQEYLTSDVWYYPEDMYTDISINKMIREIVREKLLFYTKDEIPHSIAIEIVNIENTPKIAKYDINIYVERDSQKGIIIGKDGNLLKKVGSEARLEIEALLEKKVFLNLWVKVKKNWRKKKDFLKELGYDE comes from the coding sequence ATGCGTTCAGGATTCATAGCAATAGTAGGAAGACCAAATGTAGGAAAGTCTACTATGATGAATAAACTAATAGAGGAAAAGGTAGCAATAGTTTCAAATAAATCTGGAACAACAAGAGACAGAATAAAAGGTATAGTGAATAAAGGGGAAAACCAGTATATTTTTATGGATACTCCGGGAATTCACAAACCCAGACATCTTCTGGGTGAACATATGACAAATGTAGCCTTGGAAACATTAAAAGGAGTAGACGCGATAATGTTTCTGCTCGATGGTACTCAGGAAATAAGTACAGGCGATGAATTTGTAAATGATCATGTAAAAGCGGTAAATACTCCCGTGGTACTTGTGATAAACAAAACTGACAAAATGAGTGATCAGGAGATACAGGATAAACTTGAAGAAATAAAGGAAAAACTCGGTGATTTTGACAAGATTATTACAATAGCAGCTGAATATGGAATAGGGATGCATAAAATATACGGAGAGCTTCAGGAATACCTCACATCAGATGTATGGTACTATCCTGAGGATATGTATACTGATATTTCCATAAATAAGATGATAAGAGAGATTGTAAGGGAAAAACTTTTATTTTATACAAAAGACGAGATACCTCACAGTATAGCAATAGAGATAGTAAATATAGAAAATACTCCTAAAATAGCTAAATACGACATAAATATCTATGTGGAAAGAGATTCGCAGAAGGGGATCATCATAGGAAAAGACGGGAATCTGCTGAAAAAAGTAGGAAGTGAAGCAAGACTTGAAATAGAAGCTCTTCTTGAAAAGAAAGTCTTTTTGAATTTATGGGTAAAAGTAAAGAAAAACTGGAGAAAGAAAAAAGACTTTTTAAAAGAACTTGGATATGACGAGTAA
- a CDS encoding metallophosphoesterase, with amino-acid sequence MKKKYKILCVSDIDILSNMNLESMKNKFRDIDFIISAGDVSNRYIDFLVSTLDKDLIYVNGNHIYHKDHPITFAKNIDGKFLKYKGLRIFGLDGSKLYSHKEHQYTDFQMTCKVIKNIFSLWRGVDIVVSHASPKGIHDTDEKVHEGFKIFNKVIKWFKPKLWVHGHVHLHNYLAVQETYVGETRIMNVFGYKLLEIEK; translated from the coding sequence ATGAAGAAAAAGTATAAGATTTTATGTGTCAGTGACATAGATATCCTGTCTAATATGAATCTGGAATCTATGAAAAATAAATTCAGGGATATTGATTTTATAATATCTGCAGGTGATGTCTCCAACAGATATATAGATTTTCTTGTATCCACACTGGATAAAGATCTGATTTATGTAAATGGTAATCATATTTATCATAAAGATCATCCCATTACATTTGCGAAAAATATAGACGGAAAGTTTTTAAAGTATAAGGGACTGAGGATTTTCGGATTGGACGGCTCAAAGCTTTATTCACACAAGGAACATCAGTACACGGATTTTCAGATGACATGCAAGGTGATAAAGAATATTTTCAGCTTATGGCGGGGAGTTGATATTGTGGTGTCTCATGCTTCGCCAAAAGGTATACATGACACTGACGAGAAAGTCCATGAGGGATTTAAGATATTTAATAAAGTAATAAAATGGTTTAAGCCGAAGCTGTGGGTTCATGGTCATGTGCATCTTCATAATTATCTTGCAGTGCAGGAAACTTATGTGGGTGAGACGAGGATAATGAATGTTTTTGGTTATAAACTGCTTGAGATTGAAAAATGA